CACTTGGTGAAAAATCAGCCTCACAAATGGGGCCAAGGGGTGGGGAAAGTCTGGCCAAAGGTTTATGATCTTGATCTAAAAGCCAAAGTTGATCATGAATATCAACTAAAAATTTTGTAACTTTTGTTTCAGCCTGACTTGGGATAGTATAAATAAGAATAGAGCAAATAAAAAGAAAACCAATAAAAAATATCTCTCTTAAAAGAGAATAAAAAAAATTTATGTCATTTTTTGGGAAAATCCTCACGATATCTTTCCTCTAACTTGCCCTTGAATTGTTTTGTTGGCTACTTTACCCTAATTAAGGCTGATTTGGCAAAGGGAATTGATCAAAGTGCGTTACATAAGTACACGAGATATCACAAAAAGCTTAGATTTTATTGAAATTGTTAAGACGGGTTTGGCCCCAGATGGGGGTCTCTATGTACCAGAATCATGGCCAGTTTTTGATCCATCAACACAAAAACTTTTATGTAAAGAGAAATCCTATCAAAAATTAGCTTCTTTTATCCTTTATCCTTTTGTGCAAGATCATTTTACAAAAGCCGAATTTGCAATGCTTATTAACGATGCGTACAAGGTATTTCATCATCCCTTAATAACTCCTTTAAAGCAACTTGATGATCGCTTATGGATTATGGAATTATTTCATGGACCAAGTTTAGCTTTTAAAGATATTGCGATGCAATTTTTAGCCAGAATTTTAAATTGGATTTTGCACCAAAAAAAACAAAGATTGATGATTGTTTGCGCAACATCGGGTGATACAGGGGCATCAGCTATTGAAGCTTTTAAAGGGCAATCCCATATTGATGTTGTTGTTCTCTACCCTAGCGGCCGTATTTCCGATATGCAGAGACGTCAAATGACAACAGTGCATTCTGATAATATAGAAGTTATTGCTTTGGATGGTACTTTTGATGAATGTCAACATTTAGTAAAAAGAATTTTACTTGATCAACATCTTCGGTCTTCTTTAAATTTATGTGCCGTGAATTCAATTAACTGGGCACGATTGATGGCCCAAATAGTTTATTATTTTATGGCAAGTTTTGTGCTGTCCGATGATGAGACAGTACCCCTTAATTTTGTTGTTCCTACAGGAAATTTTGGTAATATTTATGCGGGATATGCTGCGTGGAAAATGGGATTACCAGTTGAACAGTTAATTGTTGCCACAAATAATAATGATATCTTAACTC
The Alphaproteobacteria bacterium genome window above contains:
- the thrC gene encoding threonine synthase: MRYISTRDITKSLDFIEIVKTGLAPDGGLYVPESWPVFDPSTQKLLCKEKSYQKLASFILYPFVQDHFTKAEFAMLINDAYKVFHHPLITPLKQLDDRLWIMELFHGPSLAFKDIAMQFLARILNWILHQKKQRLMIVCATSGDTGASAIEAFKGQSHIDVVVLYPSGRISDMQRRQMTTVHSDNIEVIALDGTFDECQHLVKRILLDQHLRSSLNLCAVNSINWARLMAQIVYYFMASFVLSDDETVPLNFVVPTGNFGNIYAGYAAWKMGLPVEQLIVATNNNDILTRFFNSGMMAIHKVEPTLSPSMDIQQASNFERLLFDLCHHQTNVVDSLMKQFQDKGVFEFPINRDEKAFHLFKAYKTGDQQTLVTMKNIYQKTGYILDPHTAVGVSAALQNQKLSSSPNTVVLSTAHPAKFPDAVYQALHRYPDVPPYLTELKDKQERQKEMPNNLSLFINFIKNWYQERSSGKTHVTN